The following proteins come from a genomic window of Penaeus monodon isolate SGIC_2016 chromosome 22, NSTDA_Pmon_1, whole genome shotgun sequence:
- the LOC119587389 gene encoding LOW QUALITY PROTEIN: histone H2A deubiquitinase MYSM1-like (The sequence of the model RefSeq protein was modified relative to this genomic sequence to represent the inferred CDS: deleted 1 base in 1 codon; substituted 1 base at 1 genomic stop codon; added 95 bases not found in genome assembly), which translates to MELFGLNWNRISNFIATKTAGQVRSFHKKWAETMNVIQESESLEHSYVLMHVDPGCITTDLEDPLGLIETATTTVTTTPLSPKRSRNALGESKKTLGIDDDAQDFDSSVEVFVPSVGEEWVIESDGMQNCMKNVASSPKKSPEKRKKENHKKIKRKKNSSPVSQLPFKMKSPQRPKKKSKKLKLTIGLNGVNQEVVSRQVKSPTKESESLPKKSPAPFVEGQVVHIVKDDMEESDVDIDVSDDEQLMIVDKSPSTSVTQQENTKEITSEEVAETVECKSLQPVKEGYGTESRKQLVFNFSPPAQEYEMDMNTITEEEKKVHFEYFDSRGVKTPERYLKIRNYLLGFWKQVKPKYVRKTAVRAGLKNCGDVNSIGKVHEYLEKIGAINFGCPESNYGTPLIVGVKQKEKVAIPSKPVTKVDRSEVTRQKQKKKWDVSMSEGGGLTISHDESGAIVDACHIPEAPRNRASLGAGRSGGGXAFKLVRCLEHDPDTPAPFSVVMHAHALITLDIHAHTSLAEVMGLLGGYYDPAAHMLHVTVAVPTKAVSSGVECDMCPVSQSAACTAHT; encoded by the exons ATG GAACTCTTTGGACTTAACTGGAATAGAATCTCAAACTTCATAGCCACCAAGACTGCAGGACAAGTGCGAAGCTTCCACAAGAAATGGGCAGAGACTATGAATGTAATTCAAGAATCAGAGAGCTTGGAGCATTCCTACGTTTTAATGCATGTTGATCCTGGTTGCATTACAACAGACCTGGAGGATCCACTGGGACTCATTGAGACGGCAACTACGACTGTTACAACCACCCCCTTGTCACCGAAGAGAAGCAGGAATGCACTCGGAGAAAGTAAGAAGACCCTTGGTATTGATGATGACGCTCAGGATTTTGATTCGTCTGTTGAGGTTTTTGTTCCTTCTGTGGGCGAGGAGTGGGTGATCGAAAGCGATGGAATGCAGAACTGCATGAAGAACGTCGCCAGTTCCCCCAAGAAGTCTCCCG CAGCTCTCCCGTCTCTCAGCTGCCGTTCAAGATGAAGTCGCCTCAGAGAccgaagaagaaaagtaaaaaactcAAGCTCACTATTGGACTAAACGGGGTGAATCAGGAGGTTGTTAGTAGGCAAGTAAAGTCGCCAACAAAGGAGAGTGAGAGTCTCCCGAAGAAAAGTCCTGCACCATTCGTGGAGGGTCAGGTTGTTCATATAGTGAAAGATGACATGGAAGAAAG AAGTCTCCAAGTACCTCAGTGACCCAGCAAGAAAATACTAAAGAAATTACCAGTGAGGAAGTAGCGGAAACTGTGGAATGTAAGAGTTTACAACCGGTGAAAGAAGGCTATGGTACAGAAAGTAGGAAACAGTTGGTGTTCAACTTTTCACCTCCAGCTCAAGAATATGAAATGGATATGAACACCATtactgaagaagaaaagaaagtgcatTTTGAGTACTTTGACAGCAGAGGTGTCAAGACGCCCGAGAGGTATTTGAAGATTCGGAACTACTTGCTGGGTTTTTGGAAGCAAGTGAAACCAAAATATGTTAGAAAAACAGCAGTTCGTGCGGGTCTGAAGAACTGTGGTGATGTAAATTCCATTGGGAAAGTGCACGAGTACCTTGAGAAAATCGGAGCAATAAATTTTGGGTGTCCAGAGAGTAATTATGGCACTCCTTTAATTGTTGgagtgaaacagaaagaaaaggtagCCATTCCGAGCAAACCGGTGACCAAAGTAGACAGATCGGAAGTGACGCgccagaagcagaaaaagaagtgGGACGTTTCCATGAGTGAAGGAGGAGGCCTTACCATCAGCCATGACGAATCTGGGGCAATTGTCGACGCCTGTCATATCCCTGAGGCTCCTCGGAATAGGGCCAGTCTGGGAGCTGGGAGGAGTGGAGGCGGCT GAGCATTTAAGCTCGTCCGCTGTTTGGAACACGACCCAGATACACCAGCTCCATTCTCTGTTGTCATGCATGCACATGCGCTTATTACTCTTGATATTCATGCTCACACTTCCTTAGCAGAAGTAATGGGTTTGTTAGGTGGATATTATGATCCGGCCGCCCATATGTTGCATGTGACAGTTGCAGTCCCCACGAAGGCTGTGAGCTCAGGTGTGGAATGTGACATGTGTCCTGTGTCGCAGAGTGCGGCCTGCACCGCACATACATGA